A region of Drosophila mauritiana strain mau12 chromosome 3L, ASM438214v1, whole genome shotgun sequence DNA encodes the following proteins:
- the LOC117141522 gene encoding tetraspanin-15 yields the protein MACCFNYKFVLNLCNFLFLICGLLLVVSGLYIFSDNKRILLSRLLAASSDRLSSLPQPLLFYIALGVAIAGFVATLAAVVGFWASCLHTYCFLTIYFLSVVVLLLTESVLCLAITLWPHCLGISLDETQMVRSLQSNYGVPGQEQFTNALDLAQVRFGCCGMRSSLDYDTSLWRLQGYGQRNWPVPLSCCVLQNADQSMAYLDPKPANESMCQSLERLSYERERHTESCLPHLDNWYREQYSVFLAASLILAMIEFCVLLAIIMSCTGLASQRARLKKPVQEMRTQKVKSRQTLIENIYEPDFELRENSNHSGDGIYLGPASRHVSSEDFKELYIKPRDLYKQHNLRTTPANRQSQMRNYLV from the exons ATGGCCtgctgttttaattacaaatttgTGCTCAATCTATgtaactttttgtttttg aTATGTGGCTTGCTGCTGGTAGTATCAGGTCTATATATCTTCTCCGATAACAAACGCATTCTGCTCTCCAGACTTTTGGCTGCATCCAGCGATCGGCTGAGCTCACTTCCGCAGCCGCtgcttttttatatagcactGGGTGTGGCGATTGCGGGATTTGTGGCTACTCTGGCCGCCGTTGTGGGTTTCTGGGCCAGTTGCCTTCACACCTATTGCTTTCTGACCATATACTTCCTGAGCGTTGTGGTGCTCCTCCTGACCGAATCGGTTTTGTGCCTGGCTATCACATTGTGGCCACATTGCCTGGGAATCAGCCTGGATGAGACTCAGATGGTGCGATCCTTGCAAAGCAACTATGGAGTTCCTGGGCAGGAGCAGTTTACCAATGCTTTGGATTTGGCACAGGTCCGGTTCGGATGCTGCGGGATGAGAAGTTCCTTGGACTACGACACATCGTTGTGGAGATTACAGGGCTATGGACAAAGGAATTGGCCGGTGCCGCTCAGTTGTTGTGTCCTTCAGAATGCTGATCAGTCCATGGCATATCTGGACCCCAAGCCAGCCAATGAATCGATGTGTCAGTCTCTGGAACGATTATCCTACGAAAGGGAACGTCACACCGAGTCCTGTCTGCCCCATCTGGACAACTGGTACCGAGAACAGTACAGCGTCTTTCTTGCCGCCAGTCTAATATTGGCCATGATTGAGTTTTGTGTTCTACTCGCCATTATCATGAGCTGCACCGGACTTGCTTCGCAACGGGCTAGGCTCAAGAAACCTGTTCAGGAAATGCGGACGCAAAAAGTAAAATCGCGACAAACACTAATCGAGAACATATACGAACCTGATTTTGAACTGAGGGAAAATTCCAATCACAGTGGAGACGGAATATATCTGGGACCCGCTAGCAGGCATGTCAGCAGTGAGGATTTCAAGGAGTTGTATATTAAACCGAGAGACCTGTACAAACAACATAATTTAAGAACAACCCCAGCCAACCGACAATCACAAATGAGGAATTATTTGGTATAA
- the LOC117140508 gene encoding farnesol dehydrogenase: MERWCNKVAVVSGASAGIGAACTRALIGAGMVVVGLARRQERVENLRSGLSPEQQSRLHAIKCDITQEDQVLKAFDWTCRQLGGVDVLVSNAGIIGTGELSERDDRAAMRSTIETNIMGTVYCVRESFHSMKKRGTEGHVVIVNSVAGYQVPNLGPQLPSLNIYPATKFALRAMNEIYRQEFQRHKTAVRVSTVSPGIVDTDILPEQIQGIIKQHMPMLRSDDVADAVLWAIGTPPNVQVHNITIKPQGEKF; encoded by the exons ATGGAGCGTTGGTGCAACAAAGTGGCTGTGGTGAGCGGAGCGAGCGCCGGAATCGGAGCAGCTTGCACCCGTGCCCTAATCGGAGCGGGAATGGTAGTGGTGGGTCTGGCCAGGCGGCAGGAGCGAGTGGAGAACCTTCGCAGTGGTCTGAGTCCCGAACAGCAATCTCGGCTTCACGCAATCAAGTGCGACATTACGCAGGAGGATCAGGTTTTGAAGGCCTTCGACTGGACCTGCCGCCAATTGGGCGGAGTGGACGTGTTGGTGAGCAATGCTGGGATCATTGGTACCGGAGAGCTCAGCGAGCGGGATGATCGTGCTGCCATGCGATCCACCATAGAAACAAACATCATGGGCACCGTTTACTGCGTCCGTGAGTCCTTCCATTCGATGAAAAAGCGGGGAACCGAGGGCCACGTGGTCATCGTGAACAGCGTGGCGGGCTACCAGGTACCCAACCTGGGACCCCAGCTTCCCTCGCTCAACATTTATCCGGCCACCAAGTTTGCCCTTCGCGCCATGAACGAGATCTACCGTCAGGAGTTCCAGAGGCACAAAACTGCCGTGAGGGTTTCG ACCGTCAGTCCCGGCATTGTTGATACGGACATCTTGCCGGAGCAGATCCAGGGTATTATCAAACAACACATGCCCATGCTGCGAAGTGATGACGTCGCTGATGCCGTTCTCTGGGCAATTGGCACTCCGCCCAATGTTCAG GTCCATAATATAACTATCAAGCCGCAAGGCGAAAAGTTTTAA
- the LOC117140813 gene encoding uncharacterized protein LOC117140813 yields the protein MLKIPNRRKMPVSEQQPRIIKIERPTTGRILAPLKMPSVQQQTFLTKNNPKISEDLASRLEALQRRVQEWKSSGQV from the coding sequence ATGCTTAAGATTCCAAATCGGCGCAAGATGCCTGTGTCAGAGCAACAGCCTCGAATCATCAAGATTGAGCGACCAACGACTGGAAGGATACTAGCTCCTTTGAAGATGCCCAGCGTGCAGCAACAGACTTTCCTGACCAAGAACAACCCAAAAATATCCGAAGATCTGGCCAGTCGCTTGGAGGCTCTTCAGAGACGGGTCCAAGAATGGAAGTCTTCAGGCCAAGTCTGA
- the LOC117140745 gene encoding uncharacterized protein LOC117140745 produces the protein MTNTVSVSTNENSPVGQNIGAIKNTMSPTEISIQQLPNLASNWSTFLRDITNDRKLRAERINRQSENVIQFINRFPLLESS, from the coding sequence atgACGAACACTGTGTCAGTATCAACTAACGAGAACTCTCCGGTTGGCCAAAACATTGGAGCCATCAAAAACACGATGTCACCTACTGAAATATCTATTCAGCAATTGCCAAATCTCGCTTCGAATTGGTCGACTTTTCTTAGAGATATTACCAACGATCGAAAGCTGCGAGCCGAGCGTATAAATCGGCAGTCGGAAAATGTCATTCAATTTATAAATAGATTTCCCCTTTTGGAATCTTCCTGA